In Mauremys reevesii isolate NIE-2019 linkage group 16, ASM1616193v1, whole genome shotgun sequence, a single window of DNA contains:
- the LOC120384422 gene encoding arylamine N-acetyltransferase, pineal gland isozyme NAT-3-like isoform X2 has translation MNITEYFTRISYNGSYKNPDLETLTAIFQHHIRAVPFENLSIHCGETIKLDLEPVYDKIVRKKRGGWCMENNHLLYWVLKTLGYDTTIIGAKVYSPEENAYNHHINHLLLKVVLDGKAYIVDGGFGMVYQMWQPMELISGKDQSQVPGIFRFTEDKGIWYFEKIKRKQYNPNQSFSNSNNLEKNACKKVYLFTLEPREIEDFRPQNVYLQTSPDSLFVTKSICSLQTTDGLWALVGWKLTKVKYNYKENMDMVETTTLTDEEVEKTVKDKFRVMLDHKLIPVNSSRLSMV, from the coding sequence ATGAACATCACAGAATATTTCACCAGAATTTCTTATAATGGCTCCTACAAAAACCCGGATTTGGAGACCTTGACTGCAATATTCCAGCATCACATCAGGGCtgttccttttgaaaacctcagcaTCCACTGTGGGGAAACCATCAAGTTAGACTTAGAACCAGTTTATGACAAAATAGTGAGGAAGAAACGCGGTGGCTGGTGCATGGAAAACAATCATCTCTTATATTGGGTTCTGAAAACGCTGGGATATGACACCACCATTATAGGAGCAAAAGTTTACAGCCCAGAAGAAAATGCATATAATCATCATATTAATCACCTTCTGCTAAAGGTGGTCCTGGATGGGAAAGCCTACATAGTGGACGGCGGCTTTGGAATGGTCTATCAAATGTGGCAGCCAATGGAGCTGATTTCTGGGAAAGACCAGTCCCAGGTTCCCGGCATCTTTCGCTTCACGGAAGACAAGGGGATTTGGTACTTTGAGAAAATCAAAAGGAAGCAATACAATCCCAACCAAAGCTTCTCTAACTCcaataatctggaaaaaaatgCATGTAAGAAAGTGTACCTGTTTACCCTTGAGCCAAGAGAGATAGAAGATTTCAGGCCCCAGAATGTGTATCTCCAGACATCTCCAGATTCTCTGTTCGTAACAAAGTCCATCTGCAGCCTTCAAACCACTGATGGCCTTTGGGCTTTAGTTGGGTGGAAACTCACCAAGGTTAAATACAATTACAAGGAGAACATGGATATGGTGGAAACCACAACACTTACAGATGAGGAGGTGGAAAAAACAGTGAAAGACAAATTCAGAGTAATGTTAGATCATAAACTCATCCCAGTTAACAGCAGCAGATTGTCTATGGTTTAG
- the LOC120384755 gene encoding LOW QUALITY PROTEIN: arylamine N-acetyltransferase, pineal gland isozyme NAT-10-like (The sequence of the model RefSeq protein was modified relative to this genomic sequence to represent the inferred CDS: deleted 1 base in 1 codon) — protein sequence MYIKEYLARIGYKWISHEKHDLETLTAIFQHHIRAVPFENLSIHCGEIITLDLDQVYNKIVRKKRGGWCMEHNQLLCWVLKTLGYDTTLLGAYIYNLHQNTYASHMTHLLLKVDIDGRTYILDGGFGVSYQIWQPMELISGKDQPQTPGIFRFTENNGTWYFEKIRRKQYVPNQSFSNSDLLERSECRKIYLFSLEPRTIRDFQFQCTYLQTSPDSLFTKKSICSLQTTDGFRALIGWTLIETTYNYKDNTDLVEFTTLKDEEVEETLKDKFSITLERKFVPINLKGLYVI from the exons ATGTACATCAAAGAATATTTAGCAAGAATTGGATACAAA TGGATCTCCCATGAAAAACATGATTTGGAAACCTTAACTGCAATCTTCCAGCACCATATCCGAGCTGTtccatttgaaaatctcagcatcCATTGTGGGGAAATCATTACCTTGGATTTAGACCAGGTTTACAACAAAATTGTAAGGAAGAAGCGTGGTGGATGGTGCATGGAACACAACCAACTTTTATGTTGGGTGCTGAAAACACTGGGATATGACACCACTCTTTTAGGAGCATATATATACAACCTGCATCAAAACACATATGCTTCCCACATGACCCACCTTCTGCTAAAGGTGGATATTGATGGTAGAACCTATATCCTGGATGGAGGCTTTGGTGTATCCTATCAAATTTGGCAACCAATGGAACTTATTTCTGGGAAAGATCAGCCTCAGACTCCTGGCATCTTTCGCTTCACAGAAAACAATGGGACTTGGTACTTTGAGAAAATAAGGAGGAAACAATACGTTCCCAACCAAAGCTTCTCTAATTCTGATCTTCTGGAAAGGAGTGAGTGCAGGAAAATTTACTTGTTCAGTCTTGAGCCACGAACAATCAGAGATTTCCAGTTCCAGTGTACATATCTTCAGACATCTCCAGATTCCCTGTTTACAAAGAAGTCAATCTGCAGCCTCCAGACCACTGATGGGTTTCGAGCTTTAATTGGGTGGACACTCATTGAAACAACTTACAACTACAAGGACAACACAGATCTGGTAGAATTCACTACTCTTAAAGATGAAGAGGTGGAGGAGACACTGAAAGATAAATTCAGCATAACATTAGAGAGAAAATTTGTCCCAATTAACCTCAAAGGATTGTACGTGATTTAG
- the MPHOSPH6 gene encoding M-phase phosphoprotein 6 isoform X1, with product MAGEVKTKLSKNLLRMKFMQRGLDSETKKQLEEEEKKIISEEHWYLDLPELKEKESFIIEERSFMPCEDLLYGRMSFKGFNPEIEKLMIQMNSRYKKEEIEADDTAEADVSDEEMARRYETLVGTIGKKFLKKRDQRVLQDEDENSNMRPSKAKKMFLKPQD from the exons TTCATGCAAAGGGGATTGGATTCAGAAACCAAAAAACAACTagaagaggaggaaaagaagATAATCAGTGAAGAGCACTGGTATCTGGATTTACCAGAACTCAAGGAAAAGGA GAGTTTTATAATAGAAGAGAGAAGCTTTATGCCATGTGAAGACCTACTTTATGGCAGAATGTCCTTTAAAGGGTTCAATCCAGAAATTGAG AAGTTAATGATCCAAATGAACTCTAGGTACAAGAAAGAAGAAATTGAAGCAGATGATACAGCCGAGGCTGACGTATCAGATGAAGAAATGGCCAGAAG ATATGAAACCTTAGTGGGAACTATCGGGAAGAAATTCTTGAAAAAGAGAGACCAGCGTGTGCTACAGGATGAAGATGAGAACAGTAACATGAGACCTAGCAAAGCtaagaaaatgttcttaaaacccCAGGATTGA
- the MPHOSPH6 gene encoding M-phase phosphoprotein 6 isoform X2 → MQRGLDSETKKQLEEEEKKIISEEHWYLDLPELKEKESFIIEERSFMPCEDLLYGRMSFKGFNPEIEKLMIQMNSRYKKEEIEADDTAEADVSDEEMARRYETLVGTIGKKFLKKRDQRVLQDEDENSNMRPSKAKKMFLKPQD, encoded by the exons ATGCAAAGGGGATTGGATTCAGAAACCAAAAAACAACTagaagaggaggaaaagaagATAATCAGTGAAGAGCACTGGTATCTGGATTTACCAGAACTCAAGGAAAAGGA GAGTTTTATAATAGAAGAGAGAAGCTTTATGCCATGTGAAGACCTACTTTATGGCAGAATGTCCTTTAAAGGGTTCAATCCAGAAATTGAG AAGTTAATGATCCAAATGAACTCTAGGTACAAGAAAGAAGAAATTGAAGCAGATGATACAGCCGAGGCTGACGTATCAGATGAAGAAATGGCCAGAAG ATATGAAACCTTAGTGGGAACTATCGGGAAGAAATTCTTGAAAAAGAGAGACCAGCGTGTGCTACAGGATGAAGATGAGAACAGTAACATGAGACCTAGCAAAGCtaagaaaatgttcttaaaacccCAGGATTGA